Proteins co-encoded in one Aspergillus luchuensis IFO 4308 DNA, chromosome 6, nearly complete sequence genomic window:
- a CDS encoding uncharacterized protein (COG:G;~EggNog:ENOG410QDII;~InterPro:IPR011701,IPR036259;~PFAM:PF07690;~TransMembrane:12 (i57-78o104-125i132-151o157-180i192-209o229-248i297-316o336-355i360-381o387-407i419-436o456-477i);~go_function: GO:0022857 - transmembrane transporter activity [Evidence IEA];~go_process: GO:0055085 - transmembrane transport [Evidence IEA]), with protein sequence MPLPEEVFTGELSDTRRQGLGNMSDSDLKTRKLGAWGLFKEVFNWYPSNYPTNERKLLFKLDLSILVFACLCFFVKYLDQTNISNAYVSGLKEDFSLNGNQLNYFNVCYYTAYVVFQVPGLLLMSRPTLARWLLPSLEILWGICTFAQSRVTNVSQLYALRFLVGMFEAPVFAGTHFILGSWYSGAELFKRAGTWFICNALGTMVSGYLQSAAYTNLSGVGGMPGWKWLFIIDGIFTIPVAIIGFLVFPGIPDSPRPFFLSEDDITLAKDRARRANIRRPGRMTLDVFKRTLKRWHIWVFILCYACMIMSSYPTSYMNLWLEAEGYSVPQVNKLPTVTYAINIVASWLGTTLAAIYPSWLIYTIASTCCLFSSLCMIIWNIPKALKFVAWYLFGAAGCTSPILYSTVNTIVKDDSEERALIMGSMMTFGYSFQIWVPLLLFPTAGPDGAPRWRKGWPAAFAFFFLLWAGFIAATLIYRREQKAKEVLYKGPETESGTEDGEPIVVEVDSSVKDRT encoded by the exons AAGTTTTCACCGGAGAATTGTCCGACACGAGGAGACAAGGGCTCGGTAATATGTCCGACAGCGACTTAAAGACACGTAAACTTGGTGCTTGGGGGCTTTTCAAAGAGGTGTTTAATTGGTATCCATCCAACTATCCGACAAATGAGCGAAA GTTACTCTTCAAGCTGGATTTATCCATTCTGGTATTCGCATGTTTATGCT TTTTCGTGAAGTACTTGG accagaccaacaTCAGCAACGCTTATGTCAGTGGCCTAAAGGAAGACTTCAGTCTAAATGGCAACCAACTTAACTATTTCAACGTCTGCTATTACACTGCCTATGTTGTCTTCCAAGTTCCTGGTCTGCTGTTGATGTCGCGACCGACCCT GGCGAGATGGCTGCTCCCTTCCCTTGAAATTCTCTGGGGTATATGCACCTTTGCACAAAGTCGAGTCACAAATGTCAGCCAGCTATATGCACTTCGATTTCTAGTTGGCATGTTCGAGGCACCCGTCTTTGCTGGAACACACTTTATTCTCG GTTCCTGGTACTCTGGCGCCGAACTCTTCAAACGAGCTGGAACATGGTTTATTTGCAACGCGCTTGGAACCATGGTCAGCGGATACCTGCAATCCGCAGCCTACACCAACCTATCCGGAGTGGGCGGCATGCCTGGATGGAAGTGGCTGTTCATTATAGACGGAATTTTCACCATTCCCGTCGCTATTATTGGCTTCTTAGTGTTCCCGGGAATTCCGGATTCTCCGCGACCCTTCTTCCTGTCAGAAGATGATATCACCTTGGCCAAGGACCGGGCGCGAAGAGCGAACATCCGTCGTCCGGGAAGGATGACACTTGATGTCTTCAAACGCACGCTTAAGCGCTGGCATATCTGGGTCTTCATCCTTTGTTATGC GTGCATGATTATGTCTTCTTATCCTACCTCTTATATGAACCTCTGGCTAGAGGCCGAAGGCTACTCAGTGCCACAGGTCAACAAACTGCCGACAGTGACCTACGCGATCAATATCGTTGCTTCGTGGTTAGGGACTACGCTTGCTGCAATTTATCCATCATGGCTTATTTACACTATTGCGTCCACATGCTGTTTATTCTCTTCGCTGTGTATGATTATTTGGAACATACCAAAGGCCTTGAA GTTTGTCGCATGGTACCTCTTTGGCGCGGCCGGGTGCACAAGTCCTATCCTATATTCGACGGTCAATACGATTGTAAAGGATGATTCTGAAGAACGGGCGCTCATCATG GGCTCGATGATGACTTTCGGCTATTCCTTTCAAATATGGGTTCCATTGCTTCTTTTTCCTACTGCTGGTCCGGATGGTGCTCCGCGCTGGCGAAAGGGGTGGCCCGCCGCATtcgcttttttctttttactgtGGGCGGGGTTCATTGCAGCAACATTGATATATAGAAG AGAGCAGAAAGCAAAAGAGGTACTATATAAAGGTCCTGAAACAGAAAGTGGAACGGAGGATGGCGAACCGATTGTGGTGGAGGTCGATTCCAGTGTTAAAGACAGAACTTGA
- a CDS encoding uncharacterized protein (COG:M;~EggNog:ENOG410PKAU;~InterPro:IPR002110,IPR036770,IPR001810,IPR036047, IPR020683;~PFAM:PF12796,PF00023,PF12937,PF13637,PF13606;~go_function: GO:0005515 - protein binding [Evidence IEA]) — MANLNKLPTETLLEILSYIDYNRDLTALSQTSRRLYNLTSKLIDQAIRNIFDNCHIYPDESGALRNATFNGNANCVRRILRAGISPNFHPRLFCQDEPIHVAARRGYADLVRMFIELGVDPDARKARNDFFYDNTPLMSAISDGHEEVVRVLIEHGAELEYTAEHKSYDQPLSQATSRGHYGIVKLLLEHGCNPRTPNFSKYSDRSAFEIAGGRNLPILRMFVGSDIPQDYFSAPENHSGNMVIEAMRRNDMSLVKFLLDHGAEFNMAYNGLTHYPDRPSNMYLWDDFLYHVGRLSVTFSEEAGYLLRKIDIDNIINERNISAIMRLATGAGRGGNIGLLKRLLDLDWIHTHPAITPEIWQDIMTSCMAEAAIGGHLEVVRLSLDRGADPNDSVFWKRSEVRAPPLHNAIERGYTKIVELLLDRGANPFPRNCKTAFEKATPRYAPRLTPQARYDIVQLLVNRNLVEADQVWVDTGLFNPKVPVRRTIERAVRAGVDIFHLVRQHLDVKLDVGNDNHKLAFEEAVEQVDTTIIKEFLEAGFNPNVPDRLLIKAISNYWGRNTREEVVDLLLMYGADINSHIFSGMYGHTYCSEEDVRFLLQKGADPFVVDRSGEHLFVKVATEGQLSIVKGVLGHFDGEGIPFARVKFMVEKAARAAGSAADTAMASAYEINPEDIFLSDDAFGKARKIARVEEYIWRWYWRNMYPCPES, encoded by the coding sequence ATGGCCAATCTCAACAAACTCCCCACTGAAACCCTGCTAGAAATACTAAGCTACATAGATTACAACCGCGATTTGACAGCGCTTTCACAGACTAGTCGTCGGCTTTACAATCTTACAAGCAAGTTGATCGACCAGGCCATCCGAAATATCTTTGATAATTGCCACATCTACCCCGACGAAAGCGGTGCGTTGCGAAATGCAACATTCAACGGCAATGCAAATTGTGTACGCAGGATTTTACGAGCTGGAATCTCCCCAAACTTCCATCCCAGGTTATTTTGTCAAGATGAACCCATCCATGTTGCGGCGAGAAGGGGATATGCGGACCTAGTTCGTATGTTCATAGAGCTCGGTGTCGATCCGGACGCGAGAAAAGCCCGGAATGACTTTTTTTACGACAACACTCCTCTTATGTCCGCAATATCGGACGGCCATGAAGAAGTTGTCCGAGTACTGATCGAGCACGGAGCAGAGTTGGAATACACCGCGGAACATAAAAGCTATGATCAGCCTCTCTCTCAGGCCACAAGTAGGGGTCACTATGGAATAGTGAAACTGCTACTGGAACATGGTTGCAACCCGCGAACACCGAACTTCTCAAAGTACTCGGACAGGTCGGCATTCGAGATCGCTGGTGGTAGGAACTTGCCTATTTTGCGCATGTTTGTGGGGTCCGACATACCACAGGACTACTTTTCTGCTCCTGAGAACCATTCTGGCAATATGGTAATCGAGGCGATGAGAAGGAATGATATGTCACTAGTCAAATTTCTTTTAGACCACGGTGCTGAGTTCAATATGGCATATAATGGGTTGACTCATTACCCGGACCGTCCTTCTAACATGTACTTGTGGGATGACTTTTTGTACCACGTCGGACGCTTGTCAGTAACGTTTTCTGAAGAAGCAGGTTACTTGCTTCGAAAGATAGATATTGATAACATCatcaatgaaagaaataTCTCCGCGATTATGCGCCTCGCTACTGGTGCGGGACGTGGTGGCAATATAGGTCTGCTAAAGCGGTTGCTAGACCTTGACTggatacacacacacccagcTATTACACCAGAAATTTGGCAAGATATTATGACTTCGTGCATGGCAGAGGCGGCTATTGGAGGTCATCTCGAAGTTGTCAGACTGTCACTCGACCGTGGTGCAGATCCTAACGATTCAGTATTTTGGAAGCGGAGTGAAGTACGCGCACCACCTCTCCATAATGCAATCGAAAGAGGATACACGAAAATTGTCGAGCTACTGCTAGATAGAGGAGCCAACCCGTTCCCAAGAAATTGCAAGACTGCCTTCGAAAAAGCAACCCCTCGATATGCACCACGATTAACGCCGCAGGCACGGTATGATATCGTCCAGCTTCTAGTCAACAGAAATCTCGTTGAAGCCGATCAGGTTTGGGTGGATACAGGCTTGTTTAATCCGAAGGTACCGGTCCGAAGAACCATCGAAAGAGCCGTCCGCGCGGGGGTAGATATATTCCACCTGGTTCGGCAGCATCTCGACGTCAAACTCGATGTGGGAAACGACAACCATAAGTTGGCATTTGAGGAAGCTGTAGAGCAAGTTGACACTACAATTATAAAGGAATTCCTTGAAGCAGGATTCAATCCCAACGTTCCCGACAGGCTTCTGATCAAGGCAATAAGTAACTATTGGGGCCGAAACACTAgagaggaagttgttgacCTCCTGCTGATGTACGGAGCGGATATCAATTCACATATCTTCAGTGGAATGTATGGCCACACGTATTGCTCAGAGGAGGATGTTAGGTTCCTTTTGCAGAAAGGCGCCGACCCGTTTGTTGTCGACCGGTCTGGTGAACATCTATTCGTGAAGGTAGCAACGGAAGGCCAGCTAAGCATAGTGAAAGGCGTGCTGGGGCACtttgatggggaagggattCCCTTTGCTCGGGTCAAATTTATGGTTGAGAAGGCTGCGAGGGCCGCAGGCAGCGCTGCGGATACTGCGATGGCTTCGGCGTATGAAATAAATCCTGAAGATATTTTCCTCAGTGATGACGCGTTTGGGAAGGCCAGGAAAATTGCCAGAGTGGAGGAGTACATATGGCGCTGGTACTGGCGCAATATGTACCCTTGTCCGGAGAGCTAA
- a CDS encoding uncharacterized protein (COG:S;~EggNog:ENOG410PWX7) — MDDNPTTDEIADMAAFHLGIVRPLMQEYIAWSLGNLASQTGTRPYNTKLSTTEEMRLLRSMYRFQLWSNLFRICPDTQDRHGSQLDGRKFMELQFSFFEPWEVEEIFCIKPFAKMKVDHIFSKIHRDVSPGPPAIPGQQRSMPAGFFDFDNPFKRDCLLNGTIALGLDFLHTVLFKIKDHDHLVSTMRNHIGLETVCFLNNDVIGLDVQNKRRRSKPSLRDRKQGRRDPLPFLGDVVVRGTDTTHPPLAWTLIWEGTYSSLVGYFIKDKIRKWGYVMWDAARLEKAGAKEVLRRQWESDWLGQDPRDLAIT, encoded by the exons ATGGATGATAATCCCACTACGGATGAGATTGCAGACATGGCAGCATTCCACCTTGGGATTGTCCGGCCGCTCATGCAGGAATATATTGCTTGGTCTCTCGGCAATCTAGCCTCGCAGACTGGGACCAGGCCATATAATACGAAACTTAGTACAACGGAAGAGATGCGGCTGCTGCGGTCCATGTATCGCTTTCAGCTCTGGAGTAACCTATTCCGCATCTGCCCTGATACCCAAGACAGACACGGCTCACAACTCGATGGGCGGAAGTTTATGGAGCTTcagttctctttctttgAACCatgggaagtggaggagaTCTTCTGTATCAAACCCTTCGCAAAGATGAAAGTTGACCATATATTTTCCAAGATTCATCGCGATGTGTCTCCCGGTCCCCCTGCTATTCCTGGCCAGCAGCGGTCGATGCCGGCTGGATTTTTTGATTTTGACAATCCCT TTAAGAGGGATTGCCTTCTAAATGGCACAATAGCCCTGGGCCTCGACTTCCTGCACACGGTTTTATTCAAAATCAAGGATCATGATCACCTTGTTTCGACTATGCGAAATCACATCGGACTGGAGACTGTCTGCTTCTTGAACAATGATGTCATAGGATTAGACGTCCAGAATAAGCGTCGGAGAAGCAAACCATCTCTTCGCGATAGAAAGCAAGGGCGACGGGATCCTTTACCTTTCCTTGGAGATGTAGTAGTGAGAGGTACAGACACGACCCATCCTCCGCTGGCGTGGACCCTTATATGGGAAGGCACGTACAGCAGTCTGGTGGGGTACTTTATAAAGGATAAGATACGGAAATGGGGATACGTTATGTGGGATGCGGCCAGATTGGAGAAGGCTGGAGCCAAAGAAGTACTGAGACGTCAGTGGGAGTCTGACTGGCTCGGCCAGGATCCGAGAGATCTTGCAATAACATAA